Within the Setaria viridis chromosome 3, Setaria_viridis_v4.0, whole genome shotgun sequence genome, the region TCTAGATTCGATTGTTGTCTCCACATTTCTTCGCATTTCTTCGCACTTTTTAAAAAGTTAGATGGTTTGCACCAGATACGTTTCTTTTTAAAAATACTTTACAAGGATGATTTCCCGACCATAACTACCAATTTCCCGACTACCTCTCTAGCTTATCAATCTAGCAAAGTCAATAAACCCTTTATTCCCTTGATGGAGCGGAGAAACTACTTTCATGACTacctctttctatttttttcaaaacagtTCTAACGCGAATGCTCAGTTAGTGAGGACACAAACTATTTATATACACATACTCcctcgtcccaaattataggtcgttttagcttttttttattcatagattttgctatacacctatgtatatattatatctggatgcatagtaaaaattatggatttagaaaattcaaaacgacctataatttgggacttTGCTATACACCTATGTATATATTATATCtggatgcatagtaaaaattatggatttagaaaattcaaaacgacctataatttgggacggaaggagtacatgttatttttatttttaggcaTTTTATTAAGTGAGTGGCTTGGTACTGAAAATATTCTAGGTAGAGGCGTATGATAATGAAAATCACTTTATTAATATTTTGTGGTTTAAATAGAGTATCTTTGGTTTCACCTACTCAAAGTGGTTGAACCTATTAAAAAACGATTTATTACTCATTATGGTAGCACGGTTATTTTGTTAAAGTTATGTCGTTTCTACGGTCATGTCACGAGGTGCGTAAATAGTCAATCAAAATGCATGACTTTTACTCTTAgaaaattgatttttttcaaagtcaggcctggtttggttctagtgacttatttttagcacccgtcgcatcgaatgtttagatactaattagaagtattcaATGTAAacatttacaaaactcattacataagtagaggctaaacggcgagacgaatctattaagcctaattagtccatgatttgacaatgtgttgctacagtaacatttgctaatgatggattaattagacttaatagattcgtctcgccgtttagcctccacttatgtaatgggttttgtaaataatctacgtttaatactcctaattagtatgtaaacattcgatgtgacacatgctaaaaataagcaaagggaaccaaacgccctctCAATCACTAGCACAGCAGCTTAAGATCTATGATCAACGGTAAATGAAGGAGATAGGCCCTTACTTTCGTTTCTATTGACATTTGTATGtcctaagtttttttttttttttttgcaagcagCAACATGCAGCGCAGGACATTCTACCGTAGTTAAGCAGCTGCTCTTTAGGATGGTTTTCTTACATCATCTTCAGAAATTGCATTAAGATTCGTGCACTACTGAATGAATGCATAGATATCAAtgccgaagcacacgcacataAGATGCGCATATAGGGAAACAGTTTCTCATTCCATTCATGCCGTCATGCTGACTTACTGTCCACCAATAGTGGATACAGATTTGCAGTTTTACAAATGAACTTGCCCCTGTACAAGCAGCCAACGTGGATTCCATTACTCCTCCCTCATCTTTGCATCCACCTCAATGAAGGTGAAGCAGTTGATCACACCCACACACCTATAAATCTCCACACCTATAAATCTCATAAAGATCAAAGAATTGAACATGAGATGTCAAAATGGTTTCTAGGGTTAGTGGATCGGATGGAGCTGAAGCCAAAGGATGCAGTGGAGATCCTGAAATTCTCCTGTTGTACATGATCGTGGGACAAAGGATACCACATGGATAGCCATCTGATTCCACCTGCACCCCTGGAGCGTCGCGTTATCTGTAGTTACAGCACTGTGCTCGGCCGGCTGACAGTTTATCCCAGAGGCATAGCATCTGCCTGGGAGACTGGTAATGTGCCGTGAAGTAGTTATCCACGCAGCCGAACTGGCAGAACCTCCAGCTGTGGATGTACTGCACCGGTGCAGTGGCATTGTAGTCCTCCACCCACATTCCCATGCTCACGTCCTCCATCTTGAACAGCTGCCAGTAGATGATCGCCACTGGGAGGTGTTAGTGGTAGGCGCAGGGCGGAAACAGATGCATTGCAATTCAGAGTAAACCTCACCCTTAAGGAGTGGTTTGCATGCCGGGATGCGATATCTCTTGCAATGTCGATTGAGAGGACATAACCAGGTCCATTGGCGTACGGGGGATACACCGCTTCAGGCCATTCCTGTAGGCATACACTTAAGAGCATATATATGTGtgtaaaaaattgcaaaactatgATGTTAACATTGGTGCTAAGGTACCTCATAGGTCACGGCCCATTTGCCCCTTCTTAGAGGCCTGTGCAGGAGATTCAAGTTGCCCAGATAAAGAGGTAAGGTTCTGTTGTAGGTAGTGATTTGTTGCAATACTATATCAAGCCGCACAAAGGTGTCATCATCGCACTTCATGATATAATCCGCAGTAACATTTTGCACCTATATAAAAAAATGGCTGTCACCAGTTGCCGATGCTAGAGGACACATTGGCAATAGCTATTTAACACGAATGTAGGATGACTAACCCCATATTGACAGATCGCAACTGTTTTCAGAACCACCAGCTCATACCGGTCGATAAATGGCAGAATGACTATGTCTCCAAAATATTCTGCTTCCTTCTTTAGTGCTGCGTTTATCTCCTTCCTATGGCTCTACAGAAGAAAACAGGTCAAAGGCTCATCATGTCACTGCTATATCAAGATCCGAATTAGCATAGCCCACACAATGCAAGCATAAGGGATTGGACCATTGTGAAATCATGAGAACTAATCTTACCAGTGCGACAAAGAACCGAGCAACCACATTTCCCAATTGGATCGCTGGAAACTGCATCCAGGTTTTCCTAATAGCCATGCGCTCAGCAAAATGGTTTGTAGCAGAGAGAATGCCAACGAAAAGCTGAATTGGTTCCACTGGAACAGGGCGAGCCTTCCACTTTTCAGACATTTCCAAGACTTGTTGTAGAGAAAAACTAGGATGGGCCCTCGGAAGTGCTGTTGCATACACAGAGTGAACATCTATGCCCCCTGTTACGGCTAAACCTGTAGCATCTTCAAGAGCAAATCCCTGATAAACATTTACAATAAAAAGGAAGCACCCAGTGATTTCTTTGCCAGAACCTCATAGTATCTCTGTGATGCAATAAATTCTTTGGCAATGGAACTGAAATTTACCATCCTATGAGGAAACGAGGCAACATGGCGGCCTCCCACATTGATATGGTATCCTTCAACACCAGCTTGGATAGTGAGAACAAACATCTTGCCCTCTGAAAATGGGAATGGCCATGTCATTTCTGGTTTCTTTGCTCGGCCGATAAACCTGTTGAACCATGAGCTTGTCTTTGTTTCTTTTGATTCAACTATGTCCCGTCTCTGCCATTTCTCACATTTTCTGAATCCATCAACTGCAAAGTCAACAGACTGCAAGGATAAGTACAAACGAAGTAGCCATAACATAGCAGCAGATAACATGACTCGTGAAAATGAAAAAATTGGAATGCATGGCCACTGGTTAATACACATATTGATTCAGCACCTTTGCAGCCTTGCACCAAAGTTTCCATTTTTCAGCCAAAGCCTCCACCGCAAGCAAGAATAGACGCACAAGCCAATTGCCTTAACAGGTGAAAAATTCACAAGTTTTCTGCCTGGAATGATAGGAAACACTGAAGTAGGTGTCTTGACGGCATATTGTTCCATTCAGTTCAGGCTACAAGCTTCTTGACATTTCCCAATAACAGGGTGCTTGCATTTGCATTGTGCAATTAACCATGCCAAGGTTGCTACTTGCATTGTTGTCGTTAATCCGAATTTCGAAACAAAGGATGTTGGAGCGCGTTTCTTACCCTGAGCGTCATCTCTCGAGGGGGTGCCGTCGCAGCGCTGCGCCCTGCCCCACTGCATCCTGAAGCAGGTGTTCATCTCGAGCACTGGCCGGCCGCTCCAGTCCCCGCGCAGCCGCGGGTTGAGGTGCAGTATCCTGGGCGGCTCCTCGCCGTCTGCGGCGCGCAGCCCGCGGAGCTCCACCGCGAACTGCGCCACCATCACGGTCCCGTTGCCCGCGCCGCTCCGCTCCAGCGCCTCGACGTactccggccgcgccgcccgcggcgtgcccacc harbors:
- the LOC117850699 gene encoding hydroxyproline O-galactosyltransferase GALT2, with translation MKRARSSEVFVGGSRLRARRRLAPLLAAAAFAYLLFVSVKLAGFGGAGPAGAVSRLSAAGAGAGEPLRGRVEQPASPRARARPAAAVSGYGRITGEILRRQESGGGRRRRWGQLGNFTELERTAAEAWALGAKAWEEASAFAGDVDSIASRDAGECPGSLALGGGGEAAAFLPCGLAAGSAVTVVGTPRAARPEYVEALERSGAGNGTVMVAQFAVELRGLRAADGEEPPRILHLNPRLRGDWSGRPVLEMNTCFRMQWGRAQRCDGTPSRDDAQVDGFRKCEKWQRRDIVESKETKTSSWFNRFIGRAKKPEMTWPFPFSEGKMFVLTIQAGVEGYHINVGGRHVASFPHRMGFALEDATGLAVTGGIDVHSVYATALPRAHPSFSLQQVLEMSEKWKARPVPVEPIQLFVGILSATNHFAERMAIRKTWMQFPAIQLGNVVARFFVALSHRKEINAALKKEAEYFGDIVILPFIDRYELVVLKTVAICQYGVQNVTADYIMKCDDDTFVRLDIVLQQITTYNRTLPLYLGNLNLLHRPLRRGKWAVTYEEWPEAVYPPYANGPGYVLSIDIARDIASRHANHSLRLFKMEDVSMGMWVEDYNATAPVQYIHSWRFCQFGCVDNYFTAHYQSPRQMLCLWDKLSAGRAQCCNYR